The Desulfomicrobium orale DSM 12838 genome includes a window with the following:
- a CDS encoding MptD family putative ECF transporter S component has product MTDTYPKPYWMVRELVTIGVFAALVKVSSLLVALIGGGMNPLTLILKNLLFTSLLLVLLFKIRKPGTLLLFNAVSIMVSMLLMGGGFFLLPSVILAGFVAEGLILVLGGYGRAWAVMLGVACFDLVSKGLSLGISWFFVREQPQLLWMTGLFVVIGYAGALLGLPVGSRFVRELRHAGIIHQ; this is encoded by the coding sequence ATGACCGACACATACCCCAAACCCTACTGGATGGTCCGCGAACTGGTGACCATCGGCGTGTTCGCGGCGCTGGTCAAAGTTTCCAGCCTGCTTGTGGCCCTGATCGGCGGAGGCATGAATCCCCTCACCCTGATCCTCAAGAACCTCCTGTTCACGTCGCTTCTGCTGGTCCTGCTGTTCAAAATCCGCAAGCCCGGCACTCTGCTGCTGTTCAACGCGGTCAGCATCATGGTCTCCATGCTGCTCATGGGCGGCGGATTCTTTCTGCTGCCCTCCGTCATTCTGGCCGGGTTCGTGGCCGAGGGGCTGATTCTCGTTCTGGGCGGATATGGCCGGGCCTGGGCCGTCATGCTCGGCGTGGCCTGCTTCGATCTGGTATCCAAGGGCCTGTCTCTGGGCATTTCATGGTTCTTTGTGCGGGAGCAGCCGCAGCTTCTGTGGATGACCGGCCTTTTCGTCGTTATCGGCTATGCCGGAGCGCTTCTGGGCCTTCCGGTGGGATCACGTTTCGTCAGGGAGCTGCGGCATGCGGGTATCATTCATCAGTAG
- a CDS encoding GNAT family N-acetyltransferase: MNSLEFTVFANKDIRPEELTELFGSVGWGEAAAYSMADVERSLAAYPFIAHARDREGKLVGYISAFCDGSFSAFIGELAVHPSVQRQGIGTALLAKAEAYAGDVPIRINPFAGQEAFFSKRGYRSPARPVTYLFKKRSAA, encoded by the coding sequence ATGAACAGCCTGGAATTCACCGTATTCGCGAACAAGGACATCCGGCCGGAAGAACTGACGGAACTCTTCGGCTCCGTAGGCTGGGGCGAGGCGGCCGCATACTCCATGGCGGACGTCGAACGCTCGTTGGCCGCGTATCCGTTCATTGCCCACGCCCGCGACCGGGAAGGAAAACTCGTCGGCTACATCAGCGCTTTCTGCGACGGGTCATTTTCCGCGTTCATCGGCGAACTGGCCGTTCATCCCTCGGTGCAGCGCCAGGGCATCGGCACGGCTTTGCTGGCCAAGGCGGAAGCGTACGCCGGAGATGTCCCCATCCGCATCAATCCCTTTGCCGGGCAGGAAGCATTCTTCAGCAAGCGGGGCTACCGCAGCCCGGCCCGGCCGGTGACGTATCTGTTCAAAAAAAGAAGTGCGGCCTGA
- a CDS encoding TonB-dependent receptor plug domain-containing protein, with the protein MKKAFSLPGAVAAFFALTVFFPAGPAWAEEVRVKEMVITATRTEHDKQDVPASVDVLSKDKLREMPHVDIADALKDIPGVEVFDQSVPGAKRVQIRGESGARVMILIDGQKISEQKSMDGAALLIDPSRIERLEVIKGPASILYGSEAIGGVVNIITKKGGPKPVSVEGSLTFDSSTDGFTEYLSVFGGVGGFSYRASGSYNDQGDRRVPGGTLSDTSYMSRDTSAFLGYDLDKASFGLSYDEYWSNVNSRTPEGTVGGPLSKFDLDLPVWERKKLNGFAELRDMTSFLPRVRLDAFHQDVTKKLINIIGVRPNPMISMEQTQWTKNDQESWGATLQTDILPHTDHYLILGYDLNVDQLDSTTDIESVTTRRIPRRPPATTTKVSNFEYEAESVSHALYLQDEWTLPADFALTLGARQTWTRTELGDTNNPTLETKSHTDSHPVFSAGVTWSGLEYTTLRALFSQGYRFPNLQQLYIGTVHGGVQPTYPNPDLKPETSNNYELGARFDNGNLNLDMAVFLSNAKDYITIRAITGGNQFANINKADTHGAEASISYTFEDAGLTPYASATWLRRHFKAGDFSTWKSGHPEFSGRAGLRYDRDFEARGISAFADLYVRAASDAHLKARDGSTDTSKSWQTLNLALGTTFGAERQHFISLNLLNILDKEYTTAANSIEDAGAHAVIKAGFTF; encoded by the coding sequence ATGAAGAAGGCGTTTTCCCTGCCGGGAGCGGTCGCGGCGTTCTTCGCACTGACCGTTTTTTTCCCGGCCGGACCGGCATGGGCGGAAGAAGTCCGGGTGAAAGAGATGGTCATCACGGCCACCCGTACGGAGCACGACAAGCAGGACGTGCCCGCTTCCGTGGATGTGCTGTCCAAGGACAAGCTGCGTGAGATGCCGCATGTGGACATCGCTGATGCCCTGAAGGACATCCCAGGCGTCGAGGTCTTCGACCAGTCAGTGCCTGGAGCCAAGCGCGTCCAGATTCGCGGCGAGAGCGGCGCGCGGGTCATGATCCTTATCGACGGCCAGAAAATTTCGGAACAGAAATCCATGGACGGCGCGGCTCTGCTCATCGACCCCAGCCGCATCGAACGTCTGGAAGTGATCAAGGGCCCCGCCTCCATCCTGTATGGCTCCGAAGCCATCGGCGGCGTGGTCAACATCATCACCAAAAAGGGCGGCCCCAAGCCCGTGAGTGTGGAGGGCAGTCTGACGTTCGATTCCTCCACCGACGGCTTTACGGAATATCTTTCGGTCTTCGGCGGTGTGGGCGGTTTTTCCTACCGCGCCAGCGGCTCCTATAACGACCAGGGCGACCGCCGCGTACCCGGCGGCACGCTGAGCGACACGTCCTACATGTCCCGCGATACCAGCGCGTTCCTGGGCTACGACCTGGACAAGGCGTCTTTCGGCCTGTCCTATGATGAATACTGGAGCAACGTGAACTCCAGAACTCCCGAAGGCACCGTCGGCGGGCCTCTGAGCAAATTCGATCTGGATCTGCCCGTGTGGGAGCGCAAAAAACTGAACGGCTTCGCCGAACTGCGGGACATGACCTCCTTTCTGCCGCGCGTCCGTCTGGACGCCTTCCATCAGGACGTGACCAAGAAGCTGATCAACATCATCGGCGTCAGGCCCAACCCCATGATATCCATGGAGCAGACCCAGTGGACGAAAAACGATCAGGAAAGCTGGGGGGCCACCCTCCAGACGGACATTCTGCCCCATACGGACCACTATCTGATCCTCGGTTACGATTTGAACGTGGATCAGCTCGACTCCACCACGGATATTGAATCCGTCACGACCCGACGCATACCGCGCCGGCCTCCGGCGACCACCACCAAAGTGTCCAATTTCGAGTACGAGGCCGAATCCGTCAGCCACGCCCTGTATCTGCAGGACGAATGGACGCTGCCCGCGGACTTCGCTCTGACTCTCGGCGCGCGCCAGACCTGGACCCGTACGGAGCTGGGCGATACCAACAACCCCACGCTGGAAACGAAGAGCCACACGGATTCTCATCCGGTGTTCAGCGCCGGGGTGACCTGGAGCGGCCTGGAGTATACCACGCTGCGCGCCCTTTTCTCCCAGGGCTACCGTTTCCCCAACCTGCAGCAGCTCTACATCGGCACGGTGCACGGCGGCGTACAGCCCACCTATCCGAATCCGGATCTGAAGCCTGAAACCTCCAACAACTACGAACTCGGCGCGCGCTTCGACAACGGCAATCTGAATCTGGACATGGCCGTCTTCCTGTCCAACGCCAAGGACTACATCACCATCAGGGCCATTACCGGCGGCAACCAGTTCGCCAACATAAACAAGGCCGACACGCACGGCGCCGAAGCCTCCATTTCCTATACCTTCGAGGACGCGGGGCTCACGCCGTACGCCAGCGCCACATGGCTGCGCCGCCATTTCAAGGCCGGGGATTTCAGCACCTGGAAAAGCGGACATCCGGAATTCTCCGGACGCGCCGGCCTGCGCTACGACCGCGACTTTGAGGCACGCGGCATCAGCGCCTTCGCCGACCTCTATGTCCGGGCCGCTTCGGACGCGCACTTGAAGGCCCGCGACGGTTCGACGGACACCAGCAAGTCCTGGCAGACTTTGAATCTGGCTCTGGGCACCACTTTCGGGGCCGAGCGCCAGCACTTCATCAGTCTGAACCTGCTGAACATCCTGGACAAGGAGTACACCACCGCAGCCAATTCCATCGAAGACGCGGGAGCCCACGCCGTGATCAAGGCCGGGTTCACGTTCTGA
- the hutW gene encoding heme anaerobic degradation radical SAM methyltransferase ChuW/HutW, with product MNTTASKPVFSKNIGQMMHGQTHHSPAGGDDPLKACFARTDGNPLEDAFPRKLAIHAGFGGVPVKREEMNERLEEMLSMPRTGKTAAYIHVPFCETHCLYCGFYTKAYGPEESARYTDALLRELALWRDTPMVRSGPVHCVYIGGGTPTSLEADDLRRLLRGIREALPLANDCEITVEGRIHNFGPDKMDTCLEAGANRFSLGVQTFDTALRRSMARKASREDVFSALRRLSGYDQAAVVIDLIYGFPDQDMDLWRKDLALLQELDLDGVDLYQLNILGETPLHRAMEAGKIAAPATTAMQARMYAEGVRIMASAHWRRLSASHWGRTTRERNIYNNLVKGPGHCLAFGPGGGGAVHGWSYFLDRNYASWRETVLQGQKPLAGLMAAPESALMDKMLAQEFDTGNVNLPRMGARLNLPLAELAAPVAEQWRQAGLLEADGPWLNLTVAGLFWQVTMAHLLIKYLNHTLKGDVS from the coding sequence GTGAACACCACTGCATCCAAACCAGTTTTCAGCAAGAATATCGGCCAGATGATGCACGGCCAGACCCACCACAGCCCCGCCGGAGGCGACGACCCGCTCAAGGCCTGCTTCGCCCGCACGGACGGCAATCCTCTGGAAGACGCATTTCCCCGCAAGCTGGCCATCCACGCCGGTTTTGGCGGTGTCCCCGTCAAACGGGAAGAGATGAACGAGCGCCTTGAGGAAATGCTGTCCATGCCCCGCACCGGCAAAACGGCCGCCTACATTCATGTGCCCTTCTGCGAAACCCATTGCCTGTACTGCGGGTTCTACACCAAGGCCTACGGTCCGGAGGAAAGCGCCCGCTATACCGACGCCCTGCTCCGGGAACTGGCACTGTGGCGGGATACGCCCATGGTCCGGTCCGGGCCCGTGCACTGCGTGTACATCGGCGGGGGCACGCCCACATCTCTGGAGGCGGACGATCTGCGCCGCCTGTTGCGCGGCATTCGCGAGGCTCTGCCTCTGGCCAACGACTGCGAAATTACCGTGGAAGGCCGCATCCACAATTTCGGGCCGGACAAGATGGACACCTGCCTGGAGGCCGGAGCCAACCGCTTTTCCCTGGGCGTGCAGACTTTCGATACCGCTCTGCGCCGGTCCATGGCCCGCAAGGCGTCGCGGGAAGATGTCTTCTCCGCCCTGCGCCGTCTGTCCGGCTATGATCAGGCCGCCGTGGTCATCGATCTCATCTACGGCTTTCCCGATCAGGACATGGACCTGTGGCGGAAGGATCTGGCGCTGTTACAGGAGCTCGATCTGGATGGCGTGGATCTCTACCAGCTGAACATCCTCGGCGAGACGCCTCTGCACCGGGCCATGGAGGCGGGCAAGATCGCCGCACCCGCCACAACCGCGATGCAGGCCCGCATGTATGCCGAAGGTGTGCGTATCATGGCTTCGGCCCATTGGCGGCGGCTCTCCGCCAGCCACTGGGGGCGGACCACCCGCGAACGCAATATCTACAATAATCTGGTCAAAGGACCGGGCCACTGTCTGGCCTTCGGACCGGGCGGAGGCGGAGCCGTGCATGGCTGGTCCTACTTTCTGGACCGGAACTACGCCTCCTGGCGGGAAACCGTGCTTCAGGGTCAAAAACCCCTGGCCGGACTCATGGCCGCCCCGGAAAGCGCGCTGATGGACAAGATGCTGGCTCAGGAGTTCGACACGGGAAACGTCAATCTGCCCCGCATGGGCGCGCGGCTGAACCTTCCTCTGGCCGAACTGGCCGCCCCGGTCGCGGAGCAGTGGCGGCAGGCCGGGCTTCTGGAGGCCGACGGTCCGTGGCTGAATCTGACCGTGGCCGGGTTGTTCTGGCAGGTGACCATGGCCCACCTGCTCATCAAATACCTCAACCATACTTTGAAAGGGGATGTATCATGA
- a CDS encoding IS4 family transposase, with product MCGKRNHHNILPHKEILDLSHHNTLFSQTLSLIPRHVFQKLERRHKTGRSSRQFGFKEQFTVMAFIQLAARRSMRDGLRCLEAAGNRLYHWGLKNVARSTFADANNSRPVGFFKDLFAEMYGLCAAKAPKHKFRFKSKLFSLDATTIKLCLSLFPWASFRQAKGGVKVHTLLDHDGHIPAFATVTDAKTHESRIAQAMELPRGSIVVFDKGFISYPWFRILGAKGVFFVTRLKRNAVFKLLERRLVNRKTGVTSDHIIEVSSRGKSLRLRRIGYRDQETGKHYEFLTNHFRLSAKTIADIYKDRWQIELFFKEIKQNLRIKTFVGNSENAVLIQIYTALTVYLLLAYQKFLSRLGLSVQQLFQLIQLNLLGEASLDELLNPRRRKFDNSYNFTLLDCIA from the coding sequence ATGTGTGGTAAAAGAAATCACCACAACATCTTGCCACACAAGGAGATTCTGGACTTGAGTCACCATAATACACTATTCTCCCAGACGCTATCTCTGATTCCCAGACATGTTTTTCAGAAACTCGAAAGACGGCACAAAACCGGGCGCTCGTCGCGTCAATTCGGTTTCAAGGAGCAGTTCACGGTCATGGCCTTCATCCAGCTTGCCGCAAGACGTTCCATGCGCGATGGCCTGCGCTGCCTTGAGGCTGCGGGAAACCGCCTGTATCACTGGGGACTGAAAAACGTGGCCCGCTCGACCTTTGCTGACGCGAACAATTCTCGCCCCGTAGGCTTTTTCAAGGATCTGTTCGCCGAGATGTACGGCCTGTGCGCCGCAAAAGCCCCGAAGCACAAATTCCGTTTCAAATCCAAATTGTTCAGTCTGGACGCCACCACCATAAAGCTTTGCCTGTCGCTTTTTCCCTGGGCCTCGTTTCGGCAGGCCAAGGGCGGCGTCAAAGTACATACCTTGCTGGATCACGATGGCCATATCCCGGCTTTCGCAACCGTCACCGACGCCAAAACCCATGAAAGCCGCATAGCTCAGGCTATGGAGTTGCCCAGGGGCTCCATCGTGGTCTTTGACAAGGGCTTCATCAGCTATCCCTGGTTTCGGATCCTCGGGGCAAAGGGTGTCTTTTTTGTGACCCGGCTCAAGCGCAACGCCGTTTTCAAACTCCTGGAGCGCCGCCTCGTGAATCGCAAGACCGGCGTTACTTCCGATCACATCATTGAAGTCTCCAGCCGGGGAAAATCCTTACGCTTGCGCCGTATCGGCTATCGTGACCAGGAAACCGGGAAACACTACGAATTTTTGACCAACCATTTCCGGCTTTCGGCGAAAACCATCGCCGACATCTATAAAGACCGCTGGCAAATCGAGCTCTTCTTCAAGGAAATCAAACAAAATTTGCGCATAAAGACCTTCGTCGGCAACTCGGAAAATGCGGTTCTGATCCAGATTTACACGGCCCTGACGGTTTACCTGCTCCTCGCGTACCAGAAATTCCTCAGCCGTCTCGGACTCTCCGTACAGCAACTCTTCCAGCTCATTCAACTCAACCTGCTCGGCGAGGCCTCCTTGGATGAACTCCTGAATCCCAGACGACGAAAATTCGATAATTCATATAACTTCACACTGTTAGATTGCATCGCTTAG
- the plsY gene encoding glycerol-3-phosphate 1-O-acyltransferase PlsY: protein MVTLFWLVISYFLGAIPFGLVISKTCCGIDPREQGSGNIGATNVNRLCGSKYGALTLVLDILKGFVPVWLAGMFSDSAFFLSLTAFAAVCGHMFSVFLNGKGGKGVATWVGAFAAISFSGTVLCGVAFLLALYVYNYVSLASMIMVAAMPLVLLFQGLFGVVPVAVALVVLVFWKHWGNIQRLRAGEENPWKKCGPAA from the coding sequence ATGGTGACTCTGTTCTGGCTGGTCATCAGTTATTTTTTGGGGGCCATACCTTTTGGACTGGTCATTTCCAAAACCTGTTGCGGGATCGATCCGAGAGAGCAGGGCAGCGGCAATATCGGCGCCACCAACGTCAATCGTCTGTGCGGAAGCAAATACGGAGCCCTGACACTGGTTCTGGACATCCTGAAGGGGTTTGTCCCTGTGTGGCTGGCGGGCATGTTTTCTGATTCCGCGTTTTTTTTGAGCCTAACGGCTTTTGCGGCCGTGTGCGGGCATATGTTTTCCGTTTTTCTGAACGGCAAAGGAGGGAAGGGAGTGGCCACTTGGGTGGGTGCGTTTGCGGCCATTTCCTTTTCAGGAACTGTTCTGTGCGGAGTGGCTTTTCTGCTGGCCTTGTATGTCTATAATTACGTATCGTTGGCGTCCATGATCATGGTCGCTGCCATGCCCTTGGTGCTTCTGTTTCAGGGCCTGTTCGGCGTCGTCCCCGTGGCCGTGGCGCTGGTGGTTCTCGTCTTCTGGAAGCACTGGGGCAATATTCAGAGACTCAGGGCCGGGGAGGAAAATCCCTGGAAGAAATGCGGTCCGGCCGCATAA
- a CDS encoding helix-turn-helix transcriptional regulator: MSTKRKESIFRALEHAAEGLAAMFPKNLEVVLHDLTEPLQSIRHISGNVTGRKVGDAVTDLVIKALHREGKDVRDRHNYKTTSRDGRTLKSSTIFIRDDDDDVIGALCINFDTTDYKNAAHALEIFTNISNETGIQEKYETFTGPITETIENIFHQVEAKIGKESPTMSRDERINAVKELEENGVFKIKGSIDHVALLMGISKYTIYNYLKIIQTEKDMQRF; this comes from the coding sequence ATGTCCACGAAGAGAAAAGAATCCATTTTCAGAGCATTGGAGCACGCTGCGGAAGGGCTTGCCGCCATGTTCCCCAAAAATCTGGAGGTAGTTCTCCACGACCTGACGGAGCCCTTGCAATCCATACGGCACATCAGTGGCAATGTCACCGGACGCAAGGTCGGCGATGCCGTGACAGATTTGGTAATCAAGGCTCTGCACCGGGAAGGAAAAGATGTCAGAGACCGGCATAACTATAAGACAACGAGCCGGGATGGCAGAACTCTGAAATCAAGCACCATCTTCATCCGGGATGATGACGACGATGTCATCGGTGCGCTATGCATAAATTTCGATACAACTGACTATAAAAATGCAGCCCACGCATTGGAAATATTTACAAACATTTCCAATGAAACTGGGATTCAGGAAAAATACGAAACATTCACTGGGCCTATAACAGAAACAATAGAAAACATATTCCATCAAGTAGAGGCAAAAATAGGAAAAGAGTCTCCGACAATGAGTAGAGATGAACGCATAAATGCAGTCAAAGAATTAGAAGAAAACGGAGTGTTCAAAATAAAAGGGAGTATTGACCATGTTGCGCTACTTATGGGTATATCAAAATACACAATATATAATTATCTTAAAATAATACAAACAGAAAAAGATATGCAACGCTTTTAA
- a CDS encoding D-cysteine desulfhydrase, producing MNLAKFPRRRYTDGQTPLEFLPRFTQAVGGPRIYIKRDDLLGLTSGGNKTRKLEFLVADALAQGADTLITCGAVQSNHCRLTLSAAVKEGMKCRLVLEERVPGSYNLEASGNNFLFQLLGVEKITVVPAGSDMMAAMNSVAEDLKAEGRKGYVIPGGGSNAIGATGYVACAQEIQDQLFQMGVEIHRLCVASGSAGTHAGLLTGFIGCNMNIPVVGIGVSRDPQDQNPLVHKLAVATAKHLGIHQEIEKESVVTFGDYWRPKYSVPNAKMVEAVNLMAKTEGILLDPVYTGKAVAGLIDLCRKGYFRKDENLLYVHTGGSPALYAYRKVLLGLENAPE from the coding sequence ATGAATCTCGCAAAGTTTCCCCGCCGCCGCTACACCGACGGCCAGACTCCCCTGGAATTCCTGCCGCGCTTCACCCAAGCCGTGGGTGGCCCGCGAATCTACATCAAACGCGACGACCTGCTGGGGTTGACATCCGGCGGGAACAAAACCCGGAAGCTGGAATTCCTTGTGGCCGACGCGCTGGCGCAAGGTGCGGACACTCTCATCACCTGCGGTGCGGTGCAGTCCAATCATTGCCGGCTCACGTTGTCCGCCGCGGTCAAGGAAGGAATGAAATGCCGTCTGGTACTGGAAGAGCGAGTACCCGGCTCCTATAACCTCGAAGCGTCAGGAAACAATTTTCTCTTCCAGCTGCTGGGAGTCGAAAAAATCACGGTAGTCCCGGCGGGCAGCGACATGATGGCCGCCATGAACTCTGTGGCGGAAGACCTGAAGGCCGAAGGACGCAAAGGCTACGTCATCCCCGGCGGCGGCTCCAATGCTATCGGCGCCACGGGCTATGTAGCCTGCGCTCAGGAAATTCAGGACCAGCTCTTCCAGATGGGTGTGGAAATCCATCGGCTCTGCGTCGCCTCCGGCTCGGCCGGAACCCATGCCGGCCTGCTGACCGGCTTCATCGGGTGCAACATGAACATTCCCGTGGTGGGTATCGGGGTCAGCCGCGATCCTCAGGATCAGAATCCGCTGGTACACAAACTGGCGGTGGCAACAGCCAAACATCTCGGCATACATCAGGAAATAGAAAAGGAATCTGTAGTCACCTTCGGTGATTACTGGCGTCCGAAGTATTCGGTACCCAACGCTAAAATGGTGGAGGCAGTGAACCTCATGGCCAAAACCGAAGGCATTCTGCTCGACCCTGTGTACACGGGCAAGGCGGTGGCCGGACTCATTGATTTGTGCCGGAAGGGTTACTTCAGGAAGGACGAGAACCTGCTGTATGTGCATACCGGCGGTTCACCGGCGCTCTACGCATACCGGAAAGTTCTTCTGGGTCTGGAGAACGCCCCCGAATGA
- a CDS encoding aspartate/glutamate racemase family protein: protein MKRKVAGILGGMGPEATIDLMKRVLRATPAQDDRDHVHLLVDNNPQVPSRIQALLEKTGESPGPCLCDMARKLESWGADFLAMPCNTAHYYHKEIQEAVSIPVLNIISLSIEECLRRKPHLRHVGLLASTAVLNLNLYNEAFALHGVEVVVPAPPMQERVMAAIRQIKTGRYGGEIFAVLREATDSLLNAGAEIILVACTELSIVSEQLEASVPIMDAAQILAERIVREAKPVS, encoded by the coding sequence ATGAAAAGAAAAGTGGCCGGCATTCTCGGCGGCATGGGACCGGAAGCCACTATCGATCTGATGAAACGCGTCCTCCGGGCCACCCCTGCCCAGGACGACCGGGACCACGTGCATCTGCTTGTGGACAACAACCCCCAAGTCCCCTCGCGCATCCAGGCACTCCTCGAAAAAACCGGGGAAAGCCCCGGTCCATGCCTCTGCGACATGGCCCGCAAACTCGAATCCTGGGGAGCGGACTTTCTGGCCATGCCCTGCAACACGGCCCACTATTACCATAAGGAAATTCAGGAGGCCGTGTCCATTCCGGTCCTCAACATCATTTCCCTTTCAATTGAGGAATGCCTGCGCCGGAAGCCGCATTTACGACACGTGGGTCTGCTCGCCTCCACAGCGGTTTTGAATCTGAATCTTTATAACGAGGCGTTTGCCTTGCATGGAGTGGAGGTAGTCGTCCCGGCGCCGCCTATGCAGGAGCGCGTCATGGCGGCCATCCGGCAAATCAAGACCGGCCGCTATGGCGGGGAAATATTTGCGGTTCTGCGGGAGGCAACGGACAGCCTCCTCAATGCGGGCGCGGAAATCATTCTCGTGGCCTGCACAGAGCTTTCCATTGTCTCAGAACAACTGGAGGCGTCCGTACCCATTATGGACGCCGCCCAAATCCTGGCGGAACGCATTGTCCGCGAAGCGAAACCGGTCAGCTGA
- a CDS encoding dicarboxylate/amino acid:cation symporter, which produces MAARTLGLPAKMGIGFALGVVLGLIFQFGGWDISWIKPLGDVFIHLIRMIVVPLVFLSLVAGAASMGDLSRLGRISIKTLCYYLGTTAIAVGIGLVFANIFQPGLGLSLSTEGLQAKEISPPGIAQTLLNIIPLNPAQALAEGNLLQIIFFAIFFGFALSSMGEAGKPLLRIFQVGNEVMIRITAAVMRFAPYGVCALIAYTVGKSGLQVLLPLIKLIGIMYLAALTHVCIVYFPALKWVGRISIFSFLKIMSQPLLIAFSTCSSAAALPANMNSTERLGVPREISSFTIPLGTTINMDGAAIYLGLAAVFVAQIYGIDLSLSSQLTVLLIAMLASIGSVGVPSAALVVMSMVFTQVHLPMEGIALVAGVDRILDMARTTLNVMGDSVGAVIVASLENELAPEDTQEAA; this is translated from the coding sequence ATGGCGGCTCGTACTCTCGGACTCCCGGCAAAAATGGGGATCGGCTTCGCCTTGGGCGTGGTTCTGGGACTGATTTTTCAGTTCGGCGGCTGGGACATTTCCTGGATCAAACCGCTGGGCGATGTTTTTATCCACTTGATCCGCATGATTGTCGTACCTCTGGTCTTCTTATCGCTGGTGGCCGGAGCCGCCAGCATGGGCGATCTGAGCAGGCTGGGGCGCATTTCCATAAAGACACTGTGTTACTATCTCGGGACCACCGCCATTGCGGTAGGCATTGGGCTTGTTTTCGCCAACATCTTCCAGCCGGGGCTGGGGCTCAGCCTCAGTACCGAAGGCCTCCAGGCCAAGGAAATCAGCCCGCCCGGCATCGCCCAGACCCTTTTGAACATCATCCCGCTCAACCCCGCCCAGGCCCTGGCCGAAGGCAACCTCCTGCAAATCATCTTTTTCGCCATTTTCTTCGGCTTCGCCCTCTCCAGCATGGGAGAAGCGGGGAAACCTCTGCTCAGAATTTTTCAGGTAGGCAACGAGGTCATGATCCGCATCACCGCGGCGGTTATGCGCTTCGCTCCCTATGGCGTTTGCGCGCTCATCGCCTACACGGTGGGCAAAAGCGGCCTGCAGGTTCTCCTGCCTCTGATCAAGCTGATCGGAATCATGTACCTCGCCGCACTGACGCATGTCTGCATTGTGTACTTTCCAGCGTTGAAGTGGGTCGGCCGCATTTCCATCTTCTCCTTTCTGAAGATCATGAGCCAACCGCTCCTGATCGCCTTCTCCACCTGTTCCAGTGCCGCCGCCCTACCCGCCAACATGAACTCCACGGAAAGACTCGGTGTACCCCGGGAAATTTCAAGCTTCACCATCCCCCTCGGGACGACCATAAACATGGACGGAGCGGCTATCTATCTTGGCCTCGCGGCCGTGTTCGTCGCTCAGATTTATGGGATCGATCTCAGCCTCTCTTCGCAGTTGACCGTCTTGCTCATCGCCATGCTCGCCTCCATCGGTTCTGTGGGAGTTCCCTCGGCAGCCCTGGTTGTCATGTCCATGGTCTTTACTCAGGTGCATCTCCCCATGGAAGGAATCGCCCTGGTCGCTGGCGTGGACAGAATCCTGGACATGGCCAGAACCACTTTGAACGTCATGGGCGACTCTGTAGGTGCGGTTATCGTCGCCAGCCTGGAGAATGAACTTGCGCCAGAAGATACTCAGGAGGCAGCATAA